One segment of Phaeacidiphilus oryzae TH49 DNA contains the following:
- a CDS encoding phosphotransferase family protein yields the protein MADQPPGLDLDRIRRHLDAVDPDLLAGPLSAELISGGKSNLTYRLTDGSRRLVLRRPPLGHVLATAHDMGREYQVMSALAGTPVPVPRTRLLCRDEEVVGATFYLMDEVEGRVYRDAADTADLGPERAQAISRRLIDVLAELHAVDPASVGLEKFGRPEGYLERQVARWHRQFESSRSREIPGVEELQRRLTEGVPVSQRATIVHGDYRLDNTVVGADDEIAAVLDWEMATLGDPLADLGLMKIYWEMGEQQPENPVAHGVSPRAGFPPMAEIETRYAERTGLDLTPMPWYTAFARYKLAVIAEGIYYRYLQGKTVGDGFEQMGRIVPGLIAAALETLLGNAPDSQSTGD from the coding sequence ATGGCCGATCAGCCACCCGGGCTGGATTTGGACCGGATCCGCCGGCACCTCGACGCGGTCGACCCGGATCTGCTGGCCGGGCCGCTCTCCGCCGAGCTGATCAGCGGCGGCAAGTCCAACCTCACCTACCGGCTGACCGACGGCTCGCGCCGGCTGGTGCTCCGCCGCCCTCCGCTCGGCCATGTCCTGGCCACCGCCCACGACATGGGCCGCGAGTACCAGGTGATGAGCGCCCTGGCCGGGACCCCCGTGCCGGTCCCCCGCACCCGGCTGCTCTGCCGGGACGAGGAGGTGGTGGGCGCGACCTTCTACCTGATGGACGAGGTGGAGGGCCGGGTCTACCGGGACGCCGCGGACACCGCCGACCTGGGCCCGGAGCGGGCGCAGGCCATCTCCCGCCGGCTGATCGACGTACTGGCCGAGTTGCACGCCGTCGACCCGGCCTCGGTCGGGCTGGAGAAGTTCGGCCGCCCGGAGGGCTATCTGGAGCGCCAGGTCGCGCGCTGGCACCGGCAGTTCGAGTCCAGCCGGAGCCGGGAGATCCCGGGCGTCGAGGAGCTGCAGCGGCGGCTCACCGAGGGCGTCCCGGTCAGCCAGCGGGCCACCATCGTCCACGGCGACTACCGCCTGGACAACACCGTGGTCGGCGCCGACGACGAGATCGCCGCCGTCCTGGACTGGGAGATGGCCACCCTCGGCGACCCGCTGGCCGATCTCGGGCTGATGAAGATCTACTGGGAGATGGGCGAGCAGCAGCCGGAGAACCCGGTGGCGCACGGCGTCAGCCCGCGCGCCGGCTTCCCGCCGATGGCCGAGATCGAGACCCGCTACGCCGAGCGCACCGGCCTCGACCTCACGCCCATGCCCTGGTACACCGCGTTCGCGCGCTACAAACTGGCGGTGATCGCGGAGGGCATCTACTACCGCTACCTCCAGGGCAAGACCGTCGGCGACGGTTTCGAGCAGATGGGCCGGATCGTTCCCGGCCTGATCGCCGCCGCCCTGGAGACCCTGCTGGGCAACGCACCTGACAGCCAGTCAACCGGCGACTGA
- the fabG gene encoding 3-oxoacyl-ACP reductase FabG: MSEQTPRVAVVTGAARGIGAATAVRLAADGYAVAVVDLEESAGKDTVEKITAAGGKAIAVGADVSNADQVAAAFERIAAELGGPTILVNNAGVLRDNLLFKMSESDWDTVLDVHLKGAFLMSRAAQKYMVDAGYGRIVNLSSSSALGNRGQANYSAAKAGMQGFTKTLAKELGKFGITANAVAPGFIATDMTAATAKRVGMDFEDFKKAAATAIPVQRVGTPEDIAHTVSFLVSEGAGFVSGQVVYVAGGPLD; this comes from the coding sequence ATGAGCGAGCAGACCCCCCGCGTAGCGGTCGTCACCGGCGCCGCCCGCGGCATCGGCGCCGCCACCGCCGTCCGCCTGGCCGCCGACGGCTACGCGGTGGCCGTCGTGGACCTGGAGGAGTCAGCCGGCAAGGACACCGTCGAGAAGATCACCGCGGCCGGCGGCAAGGCCATCGCGGTGGGCGCGGACGTCTCCAACGCCGACCAGGTGGCCGCGGCCTTCGAGCGGATCGCGGCCGAGCTCGGCGGGCCGACCATCCTGGTGAACAACGCCGGGGTGCTCCGCGACAACCTGCTCTTCAAGATGTCCGAGTCGGACTGGGACACCGTCCTCGACGTCCACCTCAAGGGCGCCTTCCTGATGTCCCGGGCGGCGCAGAAGTACATGGTGGACGCCGGCTACGGCCGGATCGTCAACCTGTCCTCCTCCTCCGCGCTGGGCAACCGCGGCCAGGCCAACTACTCGGCGGCCAAGGCCGGCATGCAGGGCTTCACCAAGACCCTCGCCAAGGAGCTGGGCAAGTTCGGCATCACCGCCAACGCGGTGGCCCCGGGCTTCATCGCCACCGACATGACCGCGGCCACCGCGAAGCGGGTTGGGATGGACTTCGAGGACTTCAAGAAGGCCGCCGCCACGGCCATCCCGGTCCAGCGGGTCGGTACCCCCGAGGACATCGCCCACACCGTGTCCTTCCTGGTGAGCGAGGGCGCCGGCTTCGTCTCCGGCCAGGTCGTCTACGTCGCGGGCGGACCGCTCGACTAG
- a CDS encoding acyl-CoA dehydrogenase family protein, with translation MEFSYDARTLELREKLQAFLDERVYPAEAVLAEQVADPGYQQWTRPPIIDELKAEARSRGLWNLFLPDQRFGAGLTNLQYAPLAELTGRSPALAPEALNCAAPDTGNMEVLSEFGTPEQQDRWLKPLLEGEIRSAFCMTEPDVASSDASNIRTRIQRDGSDYVINGRKWWSSGAMDPRCKIFIVMGQTDPEAPKHRRQSQILVPRDTPGVEIKRGMNVFGYTDGTHGGHAEIVFRDVRVPAANLISGEGEGFAIAQARLGPGRIHHCMRLIGMAERALELTCRRALEREPFGKPLAEQGVVQEWIAEARVRIEQLRLLVLKTAWLMDTVGNKGAHTEIQSIKIATPETVQWILDKAIQAHGAGGVSQDFPLAQLWSSARTLRLADGPDEVHRRSLARRELRQYQK, from the coding sequence ATGGAGTTCTCGTACGACGCCCGGACCCTGGAGCTGAGGGAGAAGCTTCAGGCGTTCCTGGACGAGAGGGTCTACCCGGCCGAGGCGGTCCTGGCCGAGCAGGTCGCCGATCCCGGCTACCAGCAGTGGACCCGCCCGCCGATCATCGACGAGCTCAAGGCCGAGGCCCGCAGCCGCGGTCTGTGGAACCTCTTCCTCCCGGACCAGCGCTTCGGCGCCGGCCTGACCAATCTGCAGTACGCGCCGCTGGCCGAGCTCACCGGGCGCAGCCCCGCGCTGGCCCCGGAGGCGCTGAACTGCGCGGCCCCGGACACCGGGAACATGGAGGTCCTCTCCGAGTTCGGCACCCCCGAGCAGCAGGACCGCTGGCTGAAGCCGCTGCTGGAGGGCGAGATCCGGTCGGCCTTCTGCATGACCGAGCCGGACGTGGCCTCCTCGGACGCGAGCAACATCAGGACGCGGATCCAGAGGGACGGCTCGGACTACGTCATCAACGGCCGCAAGTGGTGGTCCAGCGGCGCGATGGACCCCCGCTGCAAGATCTTCATCGTGATGGGGCAGACCGACCCGGAGGCGCCCAAGCACCGCCGGCAGAGCCAGATCCTGGTCCCCCGGGACACCCCGGGCGTCGAGATCAAGCGCGGGATGAACGTCTTCGGGTACACCGACGGCACCCACGGCGGCCACGCCGAGATCGTCTTCCGGGACGTCCGGGTGCCGGCCGCGAACCTGATCTCCGGTGAGGGCGAGGGCTTCGCCATCGCCCAGGCCCGGCTCGGTCCGGGCCGGATCCACCACTGCATGCGGCTGATCGGGATGGCCGAGCGGGCCCTCGAACTGACCTGCCGCCGGGCCCTGGAGCGGGAGCCCTTCGGCAAGCCGCTGGCCGAGCAGGGCGTGGTGCAGGAGTGGATCGCCGAGGCCCGGGTCCGCATCGAGCAGCTGCGGCTGCTGGTGCTGAAGACCGCCTGGCTGATGGACACCGTGGGCAACAAGGGCGCCCACACCGAGATCCAGTCCATCAAGATCGCCACCCCGGAGACCGTGCAGTGGATCCTGGACAAGGCGATCCAGGCGCACGGCGCCGGCGGCGTCTCACAGGACTTCCCGCTCGCCCAGCTCTGGTCCTCGGCGCGTACGCTGCGGCTGGCGGACGGCCCGGACGAGGTCCACCGCCGCTCGCTGGCCCGCCGCGAGCTGAGGCAGTACCAGAAGTAG
- a CDS encoding SDR family oxidoreductase, whose translation MTAESSKVALVTGASRGIGLAIARALVGRGERVVITGRDKGSLDEAVAALGGPDHALGVPGKSHDAGHREEAVGQAMERFGRIDHLVNNVGTNPVFGSITDVDLDAARKIFEINVVSTLGWVQLVHKAWLAEHGGAIVNVSSVGGLGPALGIGMYGASKAAMIQMTQQMAHELAPSVRVNAVAPAVVKTRFAEALYVDHEEEVAAHYPLKRLGVPEDVGGAVAFLLSDEASWITGQTLVLDGGATLGRGLG comes from the coding sequence ATGACGGCCGAGAGCAGCAAGGTGGCCCTGGTCACCGGCGCCAGCCGGGGCATCGGCCTGGCGATCGCCCGCGCCCTGGTGGGCCGCGGCGAGCGCGTGGTGATCACCGGCCGCGACAAGGGCAGCCTGGACGAGGCGGTGGCCGCCCTCGGCGGCCCCGACCACGCGCTGGGCGTGCCGGGCAAGAGCCACGACGCCGGCCATCGCGAGGAGGCGGTCGGCCAGGCCATGGAGCGATTCGGCCGGATCGACCACCTGGTGAACAACGTGGGCACCAACCCGGTGTTCGGTTCGATCACCGACGTCGACCTGGACGCCGCCCGCAAGATCTTCGAGATCAACGTGGTCTCCACGCTGGGCTGGGTCCAGCTGGTGCACAAGGCCTGGCTGGCCGAGCACGGCGGGGCGATCGTCAACGTCTCCTCGGTCGGCGGCCTCGGCCCGGCGCTGGGCATCGGGATGTACGGGGCGAGCAAGGCCGCGATGATCCAGATGACCCAGCAGATGGCGCACGAGCTGGCGCCCTCGGTGCGGGTGAACGCGGTGGCCCCGGCGGTGGTGAAGACGAGGTTCGCGGAGGCGCTCTACGTCGACCACGAGGAGGAGGTGGCCGCGCACTACCCGCTGAAGCGGCTCGGCGTGCCCGAGGACGTCGGCGGGGCGGTGGCCTTCCTCCTCTCCGACGAGGCCTCCTGGATCACCGGCCAGACCCTTGTTCTGGACGGCGGCGCGACGCTCGGCCGCGGGCTCGGCTGA
- a CDS encoding phosphatase PAP2 family protein has protein sequence MRSQRNEGAVLDRPASGRNQRPPSPELRWPPLSRTHKILFAVTIACYLAITVAVLTTSSLVALDWQLFTLKPFERFPQYFDFFNTYVILGQRGPTAILAFAWLFWRAWRTRSWRPPLVMAVTLLLVNVTAGAVKIGIGRLGPHYAHVVGSAALFQGGDIFPSGHTANAVATWGALAYLAVRWRRIGGVIAGFLGVTIGLTTVYLGTHWFSDVLAGWADGALVLLLLPLFEPIVSSTDERLQDWWRRRAELRATALRKLGGQPAAAAAGARAGARTGTAPAGRVPGPAGAGRRTGAAGASEAPRPAGPTAAHHGRGAGGATHGAAQGGSAQGRGHHRPEIPGHEGASAHPGSRRQRPPRPRDHSGHS, from the coding sequence GTGCGTAGTCAGAGGAATGAGGGAGCGGTACTGGACCGCCCCGCTTCGGGGAGGAACCAGCGGCCGCCGTCTCCGGAGTTGCGGTGGCCGCCGCTGAGCCGCACCCACAAGATCCTCTTCGCCGTGACCATCGCCTGCTACCTGGCGATCACGGTCGCGGTGCTGACCACGTCCTCCCTGGTCGCGCTGGACTGGCAGCTCTTCACCCTGAAGCCCTTCGAGCGCTTCCCGCAGTACTTCGACTTCTTCAACACCTACGTGATCCTGGGCCAGCGCGGCCCGACCGCGATCCTCGCCTTCGCCTGGCTCTTCTGGCGCGCCTGGCGCACCCGCAGCTGGCGTCCGCCGCTGGTGATGGCGGTGACCCTGCTGCTGGTCAACGTCACGGCGGGGGCGGTCAAGATAGGCATAGGGCGCCTGGGCCCGCACTACGCCCATGTGGTCGGATCGGCCGCGCTCTTCCAGGGCGGCGACATCTTCCCGTCCGGGCACACCGCCAACGCCGTCGCCACCTGGGGCGCGCTGGCGTACCTGGCCGTCCGGTGGCGGCGGATCGGCGGGGTGATCGCCGGCTTCCTCGGCGTGACCATCGGCCTGACCACGGTGTACCTCGGCACCCACTGGTTCAGCGACGTCCTCGCGGGCTGGGCGGACGGTGCCCTGGTGCTCCTGCTGCTGCCGCTCTTCGAGCCGATCGTCTCCAGCACCGATGAACGGCTGCAGGACTGGTGGCGGCGGAGAGCCGAACTGCGGGCCACGGCCCTGCGCAAGCTGGGCGGACAGCCGGCCGCGGCGGCAGCCGGGGCTCGCGCTGGGGCCCGCACCGGGACGGCGCCGGCCGGGCGGGTTCCCGGCCCGGCGGGCGCCGGTCGCCGGACCGGGGCCGCGGGCGCCTCGGAGGCACCACGCCCGGCCGGACCCACCGCCGCCCACCACGGCCGCGGCGCCGGCGGCGCGACGCACGGAGCTGCGCAGGGCGGCTCGGCGCAGGGTCGCGGGCACCACAGACCCGAGATCCCCGGCCACGAGGGGGCCTCCGCC
- a CDS encoding acyl-CoA dehydrogenase family protein, producing the protein MSNAPAPDADALRRRVRDFLAAHDPATTPPTEFLGARFDAGLAWVHFPEGDGGLGAPRALQQVVNEEFAAAEAPEPPAHAVIGLGMAAPTILAFGTEEQRRRYLRPLFSAEEIWCQLFSEPGAGSDLAAVATRAVHDPETDVWTVDGQKVWTSFAHMADFAILVARTDPDVPKHRGLSYFVLDIHDPGVEVRPLRQATGEAEFNEVFISGARIPDADRLGGVGEGWKVANTTLMNERVAIGGRAMPREGGMLAPVTAAWRERPELRTPGLQDDLLRLWVDTEAARLTGERLRQQLAVGAPGPEGSAVKLAFAVLNQRTTGLELELLGDEGLRYDDWTFRRPDGTGWNERAAGFRYLRAKGNSIEGGTSEVLRNIIAERVLGLPQEIRVDKDVPWKELPR; encoded by the coding sequence ATGAGCAACGCCCCCGCCCCGGACGCGGACGCCCTGCGCCGCCGCGTCCGCGACTTCCTCGCCGCCCACGATCCCGCGACCACCCCGCCCACCGAGTTCCTCGGCGCCCGCTTCGACGCGGGGCTCGCCTGGGTGCACTTCCCGGAGGGGGACGGCGGCCTCGGCGCCCCCCGCGCGCTGCAGCAGGTGGTGAACGAGGAGTTCGCCGCCGCCGAGGCGCCCGAGCCGCCCGCCCACGCGGTGATCGGCCTGGGCATGGCCGCCCCGACCATCCTCGCCTTCGGCACCGAGGAGCAGCGCAGGCGCTACCTGCGCCCGCTCTTCTCCGCCGAGGAGATCTGGTGCCAGCTCTTCAGCGAGCCCGGCGCCGGCTCGGACCTGGCCGCCGTCGCGACCCGGGCGGTGCACGACCCGGAGACCGACGTCTGGACCGTGGACGGCCAGAAGGTGTGGACCTCCTTCGCCCACATGGCCGACTTCGCGATCCTGGTCGCGCGCACCGACCCGGACGTGCCCAAGCATCGCGGGCTCTCCTACTTCGTGCTGGACATCCACGATCCCGGCGTGGAGGTCCGCCCGCTGCGGCAGGCCACCGGCGAGGCCGAGTTCAACGAGGTCTTCATCTCCGGCGCCCGGATCCCGGACGCCGACCGGCTCGGCGGGGTCGGCGAGGGCTGGAAGGTCGCCAACACCACGCTGATGAACGAGCGGGTGGCGATCGGCGGCCGGGCGATGCCCCGGGAGGGCGGGATGCTCGCCCCCGTCACCGCCGCCTGGCGGGAGCGCCCCGAACTGCGCACCCCCGGCCTGCAGGACGACCTCCTCCGGCTGTGGGTGGACACCGAGGCGGCCAGGCTCACCGGGGAGCGGCTGCGCCAGCAGCTCGCCGTCGGCGCCCCGGGGCCCGAGGGCTCCGCGGTCAAGCTGGCCTTCGCCGTGCTCAACCAGCGCACCACCGGCCTGGAGCTGGAACTCCTCGGCGACGAGGGACTGCGCTACGACGACTGGACGTTCCGGCGCCCGGACGGCACCGGCTGGAACGAGCGGGCCGCCGGCTTCCGCTACCTGCGGGCCAAGGGCAACTCGATCGAGGGCGGCACCTCCGAGGTGCTCCGCAACATCATCGCCGAGCGGGTCCTCGGCCTTCCGCAGGAGATCCGCGTGGACAAGGACGTCCCCTGGAAGGAGCTCCCCCGATGA
- a CDS encoding SIS domain-containing protein produces MPEPSPSAVPDNGSDASSAAAEVPSAAAFLGRARSVLDLVAARNADPVRRAAGLVADCVAADGVLQAFGTGHSQAAALELAGRAGGLVPSNRISLADLVLRGGDDRDALADPLLERRPGLAARLYELAGVRAGDLFFIVSSSGVNGAVVDMALLARERGHRLIALTSLAHTRAVEPRHPSGRRLADLADVVLDNGAPLGDAVLPMAAGGGPEDGDPGAAQPPAVCGISSLTSALLVQMVVAEAIGRLVERGIPAPVYASANVPGGFERNLLLERRYEGRLHRTAVG; encoded by the coding sequence GTGCCCGAACCGTCCCCGTCCGCCGTGCCGGACAACGGATCTGACGCGTCATCGGCAGCGGCCGAGGTGCCCAGCGCGGCGGCCTTCCTCGGGCGGGCCAGGTCGGTGCTGGACCTGGTCGCCGCGCGGAACGCGGACCCGGTCCGCCGGGCGGCCGGACTGGTCGCCGACTGCGTGGCCGCGGACGGGGTGCTGCAGGCCTTCGGCACCGGCCATTCGCAGGCCGCCGCCCTGGAGCTGGCCGGCCGGGCCGGCGGCCTCGTCCCCAGCAATCGGATCTCCCTCGCCGACCTGGTGCTGCGCGGCGGCGACGACCGCGACGCGCTGGCCGACCCGCTGCTCGAGCGGCGCCCGGGCCTGGCCGCGCGGCTCTACGAACTGGCCGGGGTCAGGGCGGGCGATCTCTTCTTCATCGTCTCCAGCTCCGGAGTGAACGGTGCCGTGGTGGACATGGCCCTGCTCGCCAGGGAGCGCGGCCACCGGCTGATCGCCCTCACCTCGCTCGCCCACACCAGGGCCGTCGAGCCGCGCCACCCCAGCGGGCGGCGGCTGGCCGACCTCGCCGACGTGGTGCTGGACAACGGCGCGCCGCTGGGCGACGCCGTCCTGCCGATGGCGGCGGGCGGCGGCCCGGAGGACGGGGACCCCGGCGCGGCGCAGCCCCCCGCGGTCTGCGGGATATCCTCGCTCACCAGCGCCCTGCTGGTGCAGATGGTGGTCGCCGAGGCGATCGGCCGGCTCGTCGAGCGCGGGATCCCGGCCCCGGTGTACGCGTCGGCGAACGTCCCGGGCGGGTTCGAGCGCAATCTGCTGCTGGAGCGGCGCTACGAGGGGCGGCTGCACCGTACCGCGGTCGGCTGA